In one Agathobacter rectalis ATCC 33656 genomic region, the following are encoded:
- the tsf gene encoding translation elongation factor Ts, with the protein MAITAGMVKELREMTGAGMMDCKKALTETNGDMDAAVEVLRKSGAAKMEKKQSRIAAEGIARVAVNGNVAVVAEVNSETDFVAKNETFQEFVQTVADTALASDLNGGANGEDIDALLATNGLSELLVEKTATIGEKLSVRRFAKVTGDIVTSYIHGGGRIGVIIAANGATDDAAKGAITNIAMQVAAMNPQYISRNDISDEELAKLREITVDSALNDATTLPKPILNKLIDKAINEKLWSDDDINNFNEHKNNMNYVWNFLSDAAKAKLGELAMADKESIVAEKMFNGLVEGRVSKQLKEICLLDQTYVKAEDGKQSVAKYLESVSKDLTITEMVRFEVGEGMEKKQEDFAAEVAAQMAGV; encoded by the coding sequence ATGGCTATTACAGCAGGTATGGTAAAAGAACTGCGTGAAATGACAGGCGCAGGTATGATGGACTGCAAAAAGGCTTTAACTGAGACAAACGGTGATATGGATGCCGCTGTTGAGGTATTAAGAAAAAGCGGTGCAGCTAAGATGGAAAAGAAGCAGAGCAGAATTGCCGCTGAGGGAATCGCACGTGTTGCTGTAAACGGAAACGTTGCAGTTGTAGCAGAGGTTAACTCTGAGACAGATTTCGTTGCAAAGAACGAGACATTCCAGGAGTTTGTTCAGACTGTAGCAGATACAGCACTTGCTTCTGACTTAAATGGTGGTGCAAATGGAGAGGATATCGACGCTCTTCTTGCTACAAACGGACTTAGCGAGCTTCTTGTAGAGAAGACAGCTACAATCGGAGAGAAGTTATCTGTTCGCAGATTTGCAAAGGTTACAGGTGATATTGTTACTTCTTATATCCATGGTGGTGGAAGAATCGGTGTTATCATTGCAGCAAATGGTGCAACAGACGATGCAGCTAAAGGAGCAATTACAAATATTGCTATGCAGGTTGCAGCTATGAACCCACAGTACATCAGCAGAAACGATATCTCTGATGAAGAGCTTGCAAAGCTTAGAGAGATTACAGTTGACAGTGCATTAAATGATGCTACAACACTTCCAAAGCCTATTCTTAATAAGTTAATTGACAAGGCTATTAATGAGAAGCTTTGGAGCGATGATGATATCAACAACTTCAACGAGCACAAGAACAACATGAACTATGTATGGAACTTCTTATCAGATGCTGCTAAGGCAAAGCTTGGTGAGCTTGCAATGGCAGACAAGGAGTCTATCGTAGCTGAGAAGATGTTCAATGGTTTAGTTGAGGGTCGTGTATCTAAGCAGTTAAAAGAGATTTGTCTCCTTGACCAGACATATGTTAAGGCAGAGGATGGAAAGCAGTCAGTTGCAAAATATCTTGAGTCAGTTTCTAAGGATCTTACAATCACCGAGATGGTTCGTTTCGAGGTAGGTGAGGGTATGGAGAAGAAGCAGGAAGATTTTGCTGCTGAGGTTGCTGCCCAGATGGCTGGAGTCTAA
- the rpsB gene encoding 30S ribosomal protein S2: protein MSVISMKQLLEAGVHFGHQTRRWNPKMAPYIYTERNGIYIIDLQKSVGKVDEAYDAVSDIAAQGGTILFVGTKKQAQDAIKTEAERCGMYYVNERWLGGMLTNFRTIESRIARLKAIETMSEDGTFDVLPKKEVIALKKEWEKLEKNLGGIKDMKRIPDAIFVVDPKKERICIKEAQALGITLIGIADTNCDPDELDYVIPGNDDAIRAVKLIVSKMADAVIEAKQGAEEEVTAEEASDETVEE, encoded by the coding sequence ATGAGCGTAATTTCAATGAAACAGTTACTCGAGGCAGGTGTTCATTTTGGACATCAGACAAGAAGATGGAACCCTAAAATGGCTCCTTACATCTACACAGAGCGTAATGGTATCTACATCATCGACTTACAGAAGTCTGTAGGAAAGGTTGATGAGGCATATGATGCCGTATCTGATATCGCTGCTCAGGGTGGTACAATCCTTTTCGTAGGTACAAAGAAGCAGGCTCAGGATGCAATCAAGACTGAGGCAGAGCGTTGCGGTATGTACTATGTAAACGAGAGATGGTTAGGTGGAATGCTTACAAACTTCCGCACAATCGAGAGCCGTATTGCAAGACTTAAAGCTATCGAGACAATGTCAGAGGATGGCACATTCGATGTTCTTCCTAAGAAGGAAGTTATCGCACTCAAGAAGGAGTGGGAGAAGCTCGAGAAGAACCTTGGTGGAATCAAGGATATGAAGAGAATTCCTGATGCAATATTTGTAGTAGATCCTAAGAAGGAGCGTATCTGTATCAAAGAGGCTCAGGCACTTGGAATCACTCTTATAGGTATTGCTGATACAAACTGCGATCCTGACGAGTTAGATTATGTTATCCCAGGAAACGATGATGCTATCAGAGCTGTCAAATTAATCGTATCTAAGATGGCAGACGCTGTTATCGAGGCAAAGCAGGGAGCTGAGGAAGAGGTTACTGCTGAGGAAGCTTCTGACGAGACAGTTGAGGAATAA
- a CDS encoding DUF6115 domain-containing protein produces the protein MTTLEITLIIIGVVFLIGSFMVNDKLSHKDLDKIADMSAEELKIITEKEVTAAKKDLSDALDEEITQKQDETKRSLEKEANSKIMAINEYSDTVLDSINKAHNEIMFLYSMLNDKHDELTRLSGDIDKASSRLRSSFEPLSADSAKRAEKPSVAVQKPAEPKSGTMQQDTKPDMKQMTGIDISGITKTQPASAAPASKAGATATTGTAASVSVKASDAAFGTPAGSSANADVINHTHEILKLYKSGKSNVEIAKLLSLGTGEVKLIIDLYKEGK, from the coding sequence ATGACAACATTAGAAATAACTCTCATCATCATAGGTGTTGTTTTCCTTATAGGAAGCTTTATGGTAAATGACAAGCTTTCACATAAGGATTTGGATAAAATAGCCGATATGAGTGCTGAGGAACTAAAAATAATAACTGAAAAAGAAGTGACTGCCGCCAAAAAGGACTTAAGCGATGCCTTGGACGAGGAAATAACACAAAAGCAGGATGAGACAAAGCGAAGTCTTGAAAAGGAAGCAAATTCCAAAATAATGGCGATAAATGAATATTCTGATACAGTGCTTGATTCGATAAACAAGGCACATAATGAAATAATGTTTTTATACAGTATGCTAAATGACAAGCATGATGAGCTTACACGGCTTTCAGGCGATATAGATAAAGCATCATCAAGACTCAGAAGCTCCTTCGAGCCTCTTTCTGCAGACTCTGCAAAGAGGGCTGAAAAACCGTCTGTGGCCGTGCAAAAGCCGGCAGAACCTAAGTCTGGCACAATGCAGCAGGATACAAAGCCTGACATGAAGCAGATGACAGGTATAGATATTTCAGGTATCACTAAAACACAGCCTGCTTCAGCAGCCCCTGCGTCAAAGGCAGGTGCAACAGCTACAACAGGTACAGCGGCATCTGTATCGGTCAAGGCATCAGATGCTGCTTTTGGTACGCCAGCAGGCAGCAGCGCAAATGCTGATGTAATAAATCACACACATGAAATCCTTAAGCTTTATAAATCGGGCAAGAGCAATGTAGAGATAGCAAAGCTTTTGTCTCTTGGTACCGGCGAGGTAAAGCTTATAATAGATTTATATAAAGAGGGCAAATAA
- a CDS encoding FliA/WhiG family RNA polymerase sigma factor, protein MKAIEKEKLWEEYQKNPTPKLREQLIIEYAQLVRLVAGRLSMYLGHNVEYDDLVSYGIFGLIDAIDKFNLEKNVKFETYASLRIRGAILDQIRKMDWIPRTVRQRQRKIDEAIKNIELRTGKTANDADLAKELSISEDELCSWQSQLKVTNVVSLDEFDESGPEPVMDAAHNSHYAQPEEIVTQEELKTMLVKSLDNLTEKERRVIELYYYEDLTLKEISNILEVSESRVSQLHTKGLIKMRKVMGPYMNILTNA, encoded by the coding sequence ATGAAAGCTATAGAAAAGGAAAAGCTGTGGGAGGAATATCAAAAGAATCCCACTCCCAAGCTACGGGAACAGCTCATAATAGAATATGCACAGCTGGTCAGGCTTGTGGCAGGACGCCTCAGCATGTATCTTGGGCATAATGTGGAATATGATGACCTGGTAAGCTATGGGATATTTGGCCTCATTGATGCCATAGACAAGTTTAATCTTGAAAAAAATGTCAAGTTTGAGACATATGCAAGCCTTAGAATCCGTGGAGCCATACTTGATCAGATCAGGAAAATGGACTGGATTCCAAGAACAGTCAGACAAAGGCAAAGGAAAATAGACGAGGCAATAAAGAACATTGAACTTCGTACCGGCAAAACAGCAAATGACGCAGACCTCGCAAAGGAGCTTTCTATCTCGGAGGATGAGCTTTGCAGCTGGCAGTCGCAGCTTAAAGTAACAAATGTTGTATCTCTCGATGAATTTGATGAGTCAGGACCTGAGCCTGTCATGGATGCTGCACATAATTCACATTATGCACAGCCGGAGGAGATTGTTACACAGGAAGAGCTGAAAACAATGCTTGTTAAGTCGCTTGACAATCTGACCGAGAAGGAGCGCAGGGTTATCGAATTATATTATTATGAGGATCTTACCCTTAAAGAAATAAGCAATATCCTAGAGGTTTCAGAATCAAGAGTATCACAGCTTCACACAAAGGGACTGATTAAAATGCGTAAGGTCATGGGCCCTTATATGAATATACTTACAAACGCATAA
- a CDS encoding chemotaxis protein CheD produces the protein MASTIKVSMADLKVAKAPDSLTTLGLGSCIGLTLYDPASKIGGLVHYMLPDSTKLRNNTNIAKFGDTGIRELYNQMIKNGANPRRMVAKIAGGAKMFEMSGNSTIGNVGDRNTDMARHVLAELKIPLKAQDTGLNYGRTVILDCETGDYIIKAVGKEQKVI, from the coding sequence ATGGCAAGTACTATTAAAGTATCAATGGCAGACCTTAAGGTTGCCAAAGCCCCTGATTCTCTGACCACACTTGGGCTTGGTTCATGCATAGGGCTCACCCTTTATGATCCGGCTTCAAAAATCGGTGGGCTTGTACACTATATGCTGCCTGACAGCACCAAACTTAGAAATAACACAAATATAGCCAAGTTTGGCGATACGGGAATTAGGGAACTTTATAATCAAATGATAAAAAATGGCGCGAATCCCAGACGAATGGTTGCAAAGATTGCCGGTGGAGCTAAGATGTTTGAGATGTCAGGCAATTCTACAATCGGAAATGTTGGCGATCGCAATACCGATATGGCCAGGCACGTGCTTGCAGAGCTGAAAATTCCTCTGAAGGCACAGGATACCGGTCTTAATTACGGAAGAACTGTTATACTTGACTGTGAAACCGGTGACTATATCATCAAAGCAGTCGGAAAAGAGCAAAAGGTGATTTAA
- a CDS encoding chemotaxis protein CheC: protein MSEFSLDNVNSMYMDVLKEIGNIGAGNATTAIAGMLGTTMKMEVPRVLLMDATKLGDAICPEEETIVGIFLEVTNDISGSMMFLMKLPAAHFLVNKLMGRPQDYNEPFDEMDLSAMKEIGNIIAGAYLSALSTMTNLKILPSIPYIAVDMAASILSVPAIQFGQYGDNALFIETEFGDDIMMNGYFILMPDPDSYDNILSALGISF from the coding sequence ATGAGTGAATTTTCTTTAGATAATGTCAATTCGATGTATATGGATGTCCTTAAGGAAATCGGAAATATAGGTGCCGGCAATGCCACGACAGCGATTGCCGGCATGCTTGGCACTACCATGAAAATGGAAGTTCCAAGAGTTCTGTTAATGGATGCGACAAAGCTTGGAGATGCCATATGTCCGGAGGAAGAGACAATAGTGGGTATATTTCTTGAGGTTACCAACGATATCTCCGGCAGTATGATGTTTCTCATGAAGCTTCCGGCAGCACACTTTCTGGTAAACAAGCTGATGGGCAGACCACAGGACTATAACGAGCCATTTGATGAGATGGATTTATCTGCCATGAAGGAGATTGGCAACATAATAGCAGGCGCATATTTGTCAGCGCTTTCAACTATGACAAATCTTAAAATACTACCTTCCATTCCGTATATTGCTGTAGATATGGCTGCTTCCATATTAAGTGTGCCGGCAATTCAGTTTGGACAATATGGTGACAATGCACTTTTTATAGAGACGGAGTTTGGTGATGATATAATGATGAACGGATACTTTATCCTTATGCCTGATCCGGATTCATATGATAATATTTTATCGGCTTTAGGAATTAGTTTTTAG
- a CDS encoding chemotaxis protein CheW, protein MPENEFDIQEKETKQYISVKIGEEKFGIDIGYVDNIVRMQKITRVPKAQKYFKGIINLRGDIVPVMSARIKMGLDDDVYTSSTRIIILKLEEKGEIGLIVDEVCEVVTLVVDEIDKPNIDASSTGKELFINGIGKNGDELISLFEIGSIVSDKDAN, encoded by the coding sequence ATGCCAGAAAATGAATTTGATATACAGGAAAAAGAAACAAAGCAATATATTTCAGTCAAAATAGGCGAAGAAAAATTCGGAATTGATATTGGCTATGTTGATAATATCGTCAGAATGCAGAAGATTACAAGAGTGCCAAAGGCGCAGAAGTACTTTAAGGGTATCATAAATCTGCGTGGTGATATCGTTCCGGTAATGAGTGCCCGCATAAAAATGGGACTGGACGATGATGTATATACATCATCAACCAGAATAATTATCCTAAAGCTTGAAGAAAAGGGTGAGATAGGTCTTATTGTCGATGAAGTTTGTGAAGTTGTCACACTTGTGGTTGATGAAATAGATAAGCCTAATATAGATGCTTCATCTACAGGCAAGGAACTGTTCATAAACGGTATAGGTAAAAACGGAGATGAACTGATTTCTCTGTTTGAAATAGGCTCAATAGTCTCAGATAAGGACGCTAACTGA
- a CDS encoding chemotaxis protein CheA — protein MDVSQYLDIFIDESSEHIQTLSDCIMTLEQEPENKDTINEIFRAAHSLKGMAGTMGFKRMQHLTHDMENVFQEVRSDKIKVDSSMIDLLFKCLDAIDSYVENIKSTSDEGTDDNEVIIKELNDFIAKANGQTVSKQAEPQEKAAEAETKDSSDASDSALDTIELTDNEKKLIDEAISAGLKIYGMTVTVASDCLLKAARAFLVFKAVEELGQILVYRPSSQDIEDEKFDLSFSFYVASGEGFDKLEHAASNVSEIDKVEGKEITEFHLEGEAEQTAQASEETKKADKEEKEEKTPAAKTESSKPKTANNSQKQAVSHKKATTSRTVRVDIEKLDMLMNQVSELIIAKNSLVAMSSSDGENNNNQSFHEQIEYLERITTNLHESVMKVRMVPIESVTQKYPRMIRDLSRTLNKKMNLVITGEDTELDRTVVDQIGDPLQHLLRNSADHGLESNEVRLERGKPEVGTIFLNAYQEGNNVVIKVGDDGNGIDTEAVKNKAIERGIVTAEQAENLSQKDIINFLFMPSFSMAKQITDISGRGVGLDVVKSGIEQLGGDVSVSTELGKGTTFTVRLPLTLAIIQALMVEIRDEIYAIALGSISNIEDIPVKDIKYVQAKEVIHLRGSVIPIIRLDKMLDIEPKEQEPDHLTVVIVQKGDQQAGLVVDNLIGQQEIVIKSLGKYINGNKLISGATILGDGDVALILDVNTLM, from the coding sequence ATGGATGTTAGCCAGTATCTAGATATTTTTATTGATGAAAGTTCGGAGCATATTCAGACATTGTCTGACTGTATCATGACTCTTGAGCAGGAGCCGGAAAACAAAGACACTATAAATGAGATTTTCCGTGCTGCCCACTCCTTAAAGGGTATGGCAGGTACAATGGGCTTTAAGCGCATGCAGCACCTTACACATGATATGGAAAATGTATTTCAGGAGGTCAGAAGCGATAAAATTAAAGTTGACAGCTCAATGATTGATCTGCTCTTTAAGTGCCTTGACGCTATAGACAGCTATGTTGAAAATATTAAATCCACATCTGATGAGGGTACTGATGATAATGAGGTTATCATAAAGGAACTCAACGATTTTATTGCAAAAGCAAACGGACAGACTGTAAGCAAACAGGCTGAGCCTCAAGAAAAGGCTGCTGAAGCTGAAACAAAGGATTCATCAGATGCATCTGACAGTGCACTTGATACAATTGAACTGACAGACAACGAGAAAAAATTAATTGACGAGGCAATTTCAGCAGGCCTTAAAATATACGGCATGACAGTTACCGTAGCAAGCGACTGTCTGCTCAAAGCAGCAAGAGCTTTCCTTGTTTTCAAGGCAGTTGAGGAGCTGGGACAGATTCTGGTTTACAGACCAAGCTCACAGGATATTGAGGATGAGAAGTTTGATTTGTCATTCAGCTTTTATGTTGCATCAGGTGAGGGTTTTGATAAATTGGAGCATGCAGCTTCCAACGTATCTGAGATTGATAAGGTTGAGGGAAAAGAAATCACCGAGTTTCACCTGGAGGGTGAAGCAGAGCAGACAGCACAGGCTTCTGAAGAGACAAAAAAGGCAGATAAGGAAGAAAAAGAGGAAAAGACTCCTGCTGCAAAGACAGAATCTTCAAAGCCAAAAACTGCAAATAACTCTCAAAAGCAGGCTGTTTCTCATAAAAAAGCTACTACAAGCCGAACAGTCAGAGTAGATATCGAAAAGCTTGATATGCTTATGAATCAGGTGTCTGAGCTTATTATTGCAAAGAACTCTCTTGTAGCCATGAGCTCATCTGATGGAGAAAACAATAATAACCAGTCATTCCATGAACAGATTGAATATCTGGAAAGAATTACGACCAATCTCCATGAGTCTGTCATGAAGGTACGAATGGTTCCTATTGAAAGTGTTACACAGAAATATCCTAGAATGATAAGAGATCTGTCTCGTACTCTGAATAAGAAGATGAATCTTGTCATAACCGGTGAAGATACCGAGCTGGACCGTACAGTTGTGGATCAGATCGGAGATCCTCTGCAGCATCTGCTTAGAAACAGTGCTGATCATGGACTTGAAAGCAATGAGGTCAGACTTGAGCGTGGAAAGCCAGAGGTAGGTACTATTTTCTTAAATGCATACCAGGAGGGCAACAATGTTGTCATAAAGGTCGGAGATGATGGAAACGGAATCGATACCGAAGCCGTAAAGAACAAGGCTATCGAGCGTGGCATAGTCACAGCTGAACAGGCTGAAAATCTATCTCAGAAGGATATCATCAACTTCCTTTTTATGCCAAGCTTTTCAATGGCAAAACAGATTACCGATATCTCCGGACGAGGAGTTGGTCTTGATGTTGTTAAATCCGGCATTGAACAGCTGGGTGGTGATGTATCGGTTTCAACCGAGCTTGGTAAGGGTACTACATTTACTGTACGTCTTCCTCTTACTCTTGCAATCATTCAGGCTCTCATGGTAGAGATCCGTGATGAAATATATGCCATTGCGCTCGGCTCTATCTCAAATATAGAGGATATTCCTGTGAAGGATATCAAATATGTACAGGCTAAGGAAGTTATTCACCTGCGTGGAAGCGTTATTCCAATCATCCGCCTCGATAAGATGCTGGACATTGAGCCAAAGGAGCAGGAGCCGGATCATCTTACTGTAGTAATTGTCCAAAAGGGAGATCAGCAGGCAGGTCTTGTGGTTGACAATCTCATTGGACAGCAGGAGATTGTAATCAAGTCTTTAGGAAAATACATAAACGGCAACAAGCTTATCAGCGGAGCGACAATACTTGGAGATGGTGATGTAGCTTTGATACTTGATGTAAATACACTTATGTAA
- a CDS encoding protein-glutamate methylesterase/protein-glutamine glutaminase, which produces MKSNILIVDDSALLRRVECDIINSDNKLQATDTCKDGLEALEKLRTQKYDAVILDINMPRMNGLEVLSHLQKESIKTPVVVVSTLTIEGADEAIKSLELGAFDFVTKPNNIIEAKGNQFKETLLRVVYAAVRITPAHSASRNLTVVEKKAGAIVNKHKAAGSNKIVAIASSTGGPKALQSVIPFLPAELLAPVVLVQHMPAGFTKSMAERLNELSQVQVKEASNGEVLKNGVVYIAPGGTHIAIKKSGASHVISFNDMPPISGLKPCANIMFDSLTSSNYDEVVCVVLTGMGADGTNGILSLGKSKPIYVIAQDEKSSVVYGMPRAIYEAGVVDEVVTLSDVAKAITKNVGVK; this is translated from the coding sequence ATGAAATCTAACATTTTAATAGTTGATGATTCTGCACTACTGAGAAGGGTTGAGTGTGATATAATCAATTCAGACAATAAATTACAGGCAACTGATACATGTAAGGATGGACTGGAAGCACTTGAAAAGCTCCGTACACAAAAGTACGATGCTGTTATTCTTGATATAAATATGCCGAGGATGAATGGTCTTGAGGTGCTTTCACATCTGCAGAAGGAGAGCATAAAAACACCTGTTGTGGTGGTAAGCACTCTAACCATAGAGGGAGCAGATGAAGCTATCAAATCTTTAGAGCTTGGTGCCTTTGATTTCGTCACAAAACCAAACAATATCATAGAGGCAAAGGGAAACCAGTTTAAGGAAACTCTGCTCAGGGTTGTGTATGCAGCCGTTAGAATCACACCTGCTCATAGTGCTTCACGCAATCTCACAGTTGTTGAGAAGAAAGCCGGTGCTATTGTAAACAAACACAAGGCAGCAGGCAGCAATAAAATAGTAGCAATTGCATCATCTACAGGTGGTCCAAAGGCACTGCAAAGTGTAATACCGTTTCTTCCGGCTGAACTTTTGGCACCGGTTGTTTTAGTACAGCATATGCCTGCCGGCTTTACAAAGAGCATGGCTGAGCGCCTTAATGAGCTAAGTCAGGTTCAGGTGAAGGAGGCTTCAAACGGTGAGGTGCTTAAAAACGGAGTAGTGTATATAGCTCCGGGCGGTACACATATAGCTATAAAGAAATCAGGCGCTTCACATGTTATATCATTTAATGATATGCCACCTATCAGCGGACTCAAGCCTTGTGCCAATATCATGTTTGATTCACTGACATCCTCTAATTATGATGAGGTTGTATGTGTGGTACTCACAGGTATGGGGGCAGACGGCACGAATGGCATTCTTTCACTTGGCAAATCAAAGCCTATCTATGTCATTGCACAGGACGAGAAATCAAGTGTTGTGTATGGCATGCCAAGAGCCATCTATGAGGCAGGTGTGGTTGATGAAGTCGTTACACTATCAGATGTTGCCAAAGCAATCACAAAAAATGTGGGGGTAAAATAA
- a CDS encoding flagellar brake protein encodes MEYTSLIFPGDKIDIFASGLSDNSTSYKSSFSDKLTDSMWEITMPVDSGRVVLFQLGTQFDFIIYTQNKTILKSSAIVRQRYRKENMYFLAIELINNLEKIQRRQFFRLPCTIDMDFYEVRYDDKAESELEFCKKMYKNHAINSKNMNTVKSVILDISGGGIRFSLSTPLEEGTYFMAQFSLALEECTQQFNIVCKVINCTQSLDYADRYFARSKFIFDRMTEREKIVRFVFEEERRIRRREME; translated from the coding sequence ATGGAATATACAAGTTTGATTTTTCCGGGTGACAAAATTGATATCTTTGCATCCGGTTTATCCGATAACAGCACATCATATAAGAGCAGCTTTTCTGACAAGCTAACAGACAGCATGTGGGAAATAACTATGCCTGTTGACAGTGGCAGAGTGGTTTTATTTCAGCTTGGCACGCAATTTGACTTTATAATATACACACAAAACAAAACTATACTAAAAAGCTCTGCTATAGTCAGACAGCGTTATCGTAAAGAAAATATGTATTTTCTTGCTATAGAGCTTATAAATAATCTGGAAAAGATACAAAGACGTCAGTTTTTCAGACTTCCATGTACTATAGACATGGATTTTTATGAAGTCAGATACGATGATAAAGCTGAGAGTGAGCTTGAGTTTTGCAAAAAGATGTATAAGAATCATGCAATCAACAGCAAAAATATGAATACTGTCAAATCGGTTATCCTTGATATAAGTGGAGGAGGCATCAGATTTTCTCTAAGCACACCTCTTGAAGAAGGTACATATTTTATGGCTCAGTTTTCTTTAGCACTTGAGGAGTGTACACAACAATTCAATATAGTTTGTAAGGTAATAAACTGTACTCAGTCTTTGGACTATGCAGACAGATATTTTGCACGTTCAAAGTTTATTTTCGACCGCATGACAGAACGGGAGAAAATAGTCAGATTTGTGTTTGAAGAAGAAAGACGCATAAGACGAAGAGAAATGGAGTAA
- a CDS encoding MinD/ParA family protein produces MDQAQQLRNVIKQRNQNYIEPARVITITSGKGGVGKSNTSVNLAVWLSRLGKRVIIFDADFGLANVEVMFGVIPKYTLADVIYENQTIKSIISNGPLGIDFISAGSSVVGLNNLNHKQIHFIVSAINELNSMYDFIIIDTGAGVSEQVMEFVAASNEIVLVTTPEPTSITDSYSLLKALYKRPDFDPSKVCIRVISNRAASKEDGSIVFNKINSVVMQFLNGSLEYLGYVPSDAMVEKAVRQQKILSIYDPTSKAARSFEEIAKRLLDNESAALDEKRTISHVFSNFFNRKQ; encoded by the coding sequence ATGGACCAGGCACAGCAGCTTAGAAATGTTATTAAGCAGCGTAATCAAAATTATATAGAACCGGCCCGTGTTATTACCATTACAAGCGGCAAGGGTGGTGTAGGCAAATCCAATACCTCTGTCAATCTGGCAGTCTGGCTCAGCAGACTCGGAAAGAGAGTAATTATTTTTGATGCTGATTTCGGTCTTGCCAATGTCGAAGTGATGTTTGGTGTTATTCCTAAGTATACTCTTGCTGATGTAATATATGAAAACCAGACTATAAAGAGCATCATCTCAAACGGACCTTTGGGCATTGATTTTATTTCAGCCGGCTCAAGTGTTGTAGGGCTTAATAATCTAAACCACAAACAGATTCATTTCATTGTCTCTGCAATAAATGAGTTGAACAGTATGTATGATTTTATCATAATTGATACCGGTGCAGGAGTGTCTGAACAGGTCATGGAATTTGTTGCGGCCAGCAACGAAATTGTGTTGGTTACAACCCCGGAACCTACCTCAATCACCGATTCATATTCATTGCTTAAAGCACTGTATAAGAGACCTGATTTCGACCCGTCAAAAGTATGCATACGCGTTATATCCAACAGGGCTGCGTCAAAAGAGGATGGCAGTATAGTGTTCAACAAGATTAATTCCGTTGTTATGCAGTTCTTAAACGGAAGTCTTGAGTATCTGGGATATGTGCCGTCTGATGCAATGGTTGAAAAGGCTGTCAGGCAGCAGAAGATACTTTCAATTTATGATCCGACCTCAAAGGCTGCACGGTCATTTGAAGAAATTGCAAAAAGACTTTTGGATAATGAATCTGCTGCTTTGGATGAGAAAAGAACAATCTCACATGTTTTTTCAAATTTTTTTAACAGAAAGCAATAG